In Taeniopygia guttata chromosome 2, bTaeGut7.mat, whole genome shotgun sequence, one genomic interval encodes:
- the MBP gene encoding putative myelin basic protein variant 2 (The RefSeq protein has 1 frameshift compared to this genomic sequence), with product MASQKRSSFRHGSKLASASTIDHARHGSPRHRDSGLLDSLGRFFGGERHVPRRGSGKWPTYHHTTKDIHAARVSHHVGSIPXKISAWPAC from the exons ATGGCTTCACAAAAACGCTCCTCTTTCCGGCACGGATCAAAACTGGCATCTGCGAGCACTATAGACCATGCCAGACATGGATCCCCACGGCACAGAGACTCGGGTCTGCTTGACTCGCTGGGCAGATTCTTTGGAGGTGAAAGGCACGTTCCCCGGCGGGGCTCGGGCAAG tGGCCAACATACCACCATACTACCAAG GACATACACGCAGCCAGGGTCAGCCACCATGTCGGGTCCATCC CCAAGATCTCAGCATGGCCGGCCTGTTGA